The Burkholderia pyrrocinia genome has a segment encoding these proteins:
- a CDS encoding methionine ABC transporter permease: protein MLSEMFDMFVQSFWETLIMVGISGAVGALVGLPLGVLLYLTDRQGVLQNLAVNRVLGGIVNAVRSTPFIILLVAVIPFTRLVTGSSIGTAAAVVPLTLAAAPFIARLVETALREVDRGLIEAAQSMGATTSQIVFKVLLPESLPGVVAGLTITFVSLVGYSAMAGAIGGGGLGDLGIRYGYQRYLPEVMWTVVAILIVFVQIAQSFGDWLVRRLSHK, encoded by the coding sequence ATGTTGAGTGAGATGTTCGATATGTTCGTGCAGTCGTTCTGGGAGACGCTGATCATGGTCGGCATCTCCGGGGCGGTCGGCGCGCTCGTCGGTCTGCCGCTCGGCGTGCTGCTCTACCTGACCGATCGCCAGGGCGTGCTGCAGAACCTCGCCGTGAATCGCGTGCTCGGCGGCATCGTGAACGCCGTCCGCTCGACGCCGTTCATCATCCTGCTGGTCGCGGTGATTCCGTTTACGCGGCTCGTCACGGGTTCGTCGATCGGCACGGCCGCGGCGGTCGTGCCGCTGACGCTCGCGGCCGCGCCGTTCATCGCGCGTCTCGTCGAGACGGCGCTGCGGGAAGTCGACCGTGGGCTGATCGAGGCCGCGCAATCGATGGGCGCGACCACGTCGCAGATCGTATTCAAGGTACTGTTGCCCGAATCGCTGCCGGGCGTCGTGGCGGGCCTGACGATCACGTTCGTGTCGCTGGTCGGCTATTCGGCGATGGCCGGGGCGATCGGCGGCGGCGGGCTCGGCGATCTCGGGATCCGCTACGGCTACCAGCGCTATCTGCCGGAAGTGATGTGGACGGTCGTCGCGATCCTGATCGTGTTCGTGCAGATCGCGCAGTCGTTCGGCGACTGGCTCGTCCGCCGGCTGAGCCACAAATAA